In one Bacillus sp. Marseille-P3661 genomic region, the following are encoded:
- the abbA gene encoding antirepressor AbbA: MTNTKTLLKNEDKLMLGEILLNQNYAIELVSSEIADIETGLKQADETRLKQLNELYDRLTKAGY; encoded by the coding sequence ATGACTAATACAAAAACGTTATTAAAAAATGAAGACAAATTAATGTTAGGTGAAATATTATTAAATCAGAACTATGCAATTGAACTTGTTAGTAGTGAGATCGCTGACATAGAAACAGGCTTGAAACAAGCAGACGAAACTCGCCTTAAACAATTAAATGAACTTTATGATCGATTAACGAAAGCAGGCTATTAA
- the cbpB gene encoding cyclic-di-AMP-binding protein CbpB, which yields MYSFQKDVIVTVNLEDLIIPSDKVAHVQAENPLEHALLVLTKSGYSAIPVLDRSYKLQGLISTAMIMDTVLGIETFEMNRLSELKVADVMNSDIPRLKVNSDFMRALGLTINHPFVCIENDEEVFKGILTRRSIIKLFTKNLKRM from the coding sequence ATGTATAGTTTTCAGAAAGATGTGATCGTTACTGTAAATTTGGAAGATTTGATTATCCCATCAGATAAGGTTGCACATGTTCAAGCTGAAAATCCTCTAGAACATGCATTATTAGTTCTAACAAAATCAGGGTATTCTGCGATTCCTGTATTAGATCGTTCCTACAAATTACAAGGTTTAATTAGTACAGCAATGATAATGGATACTGTTTTAGGTATCGAAACCTTTGAAATGAATCGATTATCGGAATTGAAAGTTGCGGATGTTATGAATTCTGATATTCCCAGATTAAAAGTTAATAGCGATTTTATGAGAGCGCTAGGCTTGACTATTAATCATCCGTTCGTTTGCATTGAAAATGATGAAGAAGTTTTTAAAGGAATTTTAACTAGAAGATCAATTATTAAATTATTTACGAAAAATTTAAAACGAATGTAA